Proteins encoded within one genomic window of Methanosarcina barkeri str. Wiesmoor:
- the prf1 gene encoding peptide chain release factor aRF-1: protein MTEQSAHEKYEFKKKLESLRDKKGRSTELISLYIPADKQIFDVTNQLKDEHGQAANIKSKLTRTNVQGAIESLLSRLRYLDKVPENGIVYFTGAVDIGANKTNMESEVIVPPEPITVYKYHCDSSFYLEPLEDMLKDKGTFGLLVLDRREATVGLLVGKRIEAFRNLTSTVPGKQRKGGQSSHRFQQLRLIAIHEFYKRIGDAADDIFLAVEPKDLKGILIGGPSPTKEEFYAGEFLHHELMRKILGLFDTAYTDESGLSELVNAAADKLQDLELMGQKNAVRAFFKELISDSGKVAYGETQVRANLEINAVDVLLLSEDLRAERVTTKCSVCGYENKWTRRWKPGEAAPTAGNCPNCGASLEVTDVTDVVDELSDLADRSNAKVVFVSTDFDEGSQLMNAFGGIAAILRYSTGV from the coding sequence ATGACTGAACAATCTGCACACGAAAAGTACGAATTTAAAAAGAAGCTTGAGAGCCTGAGGGATAAAAAGGGAAGGAGTACTGAACTAATTTCTCTTTATATCCCTGCTGACAAGCAGATTTTTGATGTTACAAACCAGTTGAAAGACGAGCACGGACAGGCTGCAAATATCAAGTCCAAACTTACCAGGACTAATGTACAGGGGGCCATTGAATCTCTCCTTTCAAGACTCAGATATCTTGACAAGGTTCCTGAAAACGGGATTGTTTATTTTACAGGAGCCGTGGATATCGGAGCTAACAAGACGAACATGGAGAGTGAAGTAATTGTCCCTCCGGAACCAATTACTGTCTATAAATATCATTGCGACTCCTCTTTCTATCTTGAGCCCCTGGAGGATATGCTCAAGGATAAGGGCACATTTGGACTTCTAGTGCTTGACCGCAGGGAAGCCACAGTAGGGCTTCTTGTCGGCAAGCGAATCGAGGCCTTCCGCAACCTTACCTCAACAGTTCCGGGAAAACAGAGGAAAGGTGGTCAGAGTTCTCATCGTTTCCAGCAACTCAGGTTAATTGCTATCCACGAGTTCTATAAGAGGATAGGAGATGCCGCAGATGATATTTTCCTCGCCGTTGAACCTAAAGATCTCAAAGGCATCCTGATAGGAGGTCCTTCTCCTACGAAGGAAGAGTTCTATGCCGGGGAGTTTCTTCACCACGAGCTTATGAGAAAGATCCTTGGGCTTTTTGATACGGCTTACACCGACGAATCAGGGCTCTCGGAACTTGTGAATGCTGCCGCAGATAAGCTCCAGGACCTTGAGCTCATGGGGCAGAAGAACGCTGTCAGAGCTTTCTTCAAAGAACTTATTTCCGACTCGGGGAAAGTAGCCTATGGGGAAACCCAGGTACGGGCAAACCTTGAAATCAATGCTGTGGATGTACTTCTGCTTTCCGAAGACCTGCGGGCAGAAAGGGTAACCACAAAGTGCAGTGTTTGCGGATATGAAAATAAGTGGACACGTCGCTGGAAACCTGGAGAAGCTGCACCTACAGCCGGGAATTGTCCAAATTGTGGAGCGTCCCTTGAAGTTACGGATGTTACCGATGTTGTTGACGAGCTCTCGGACCTTGCTGACAGAAGTAATGCAAAAGTTGTTTTCGTGTCTACAGACTTTGACGAAGGCTCGCAACTTATGAACGCTTTCGGAGGCATTGCTGCAATTCTCAGGTACAGTACTGGAGTCTAA
- the twy1 gene encoding 4-demethylwyosine synthase TYW1, with protein sequence MPLEEKKENTGENFPEAQKKNRKEDTASLPFDIPDFKTLLKKQGYAMAGRHSAVKTCLWLRHAMNDQGFCYKSKFYGVQSHRCLQMTPTLMCNQRCLFCWRPTEVPVPAPEEWDSPEKIVEESIACQRKLITGFGGSPNAIKERWLEGNEPNNVAISLSGEPTFYPYLPELIEEYKKRGFTTFLVTNGTVPEMLAQVSPSQLYMSLDAPDLETYLKVCQPKSPALWEKINESLSLMKQKKSRTVIRTTLVKGENLFKPEAYARLMEKASPDFVEIKAYMHLGFSRLRLDRSAMPTHEEVLEFSQELAKYLGYEIADESEISRVVLLSKDGRKSPVNGEKISR encoded by the coding sequence ATGCCTTTGGAAGAAAAAAAGGAAAATACTGGGGAAAATTTTCCGGAAGCTCAGAAAAAAAACAGGAAGGAAGATACTGCTTCGCTTCCTTTTGATATCCCTGATTTTAAAACTCTCCTGAAAAAACAGGGTTATGCCATGGCAGGCCGCCACTCAGCTGTTAAGACCTGTCTCTGGCTAAGGCATGCTATGAATGATCAGGGCTTTTGCTATAAGTCGAAATTTTATGGAGTTCAGTCCCATCGCTGTCTTCAGATGACTCCAACACTTATGTGCAACCAACGTTGCCTTTTCTGCTGGCGTCCGACTGAGGTTCCTGTTCCTGCTCCCGAGGAGTGGGATTCGCCTGAAAAGATAGTGGAAGAAAGTATTGCCTGCCAACGTAAGTTAATTACTGGCTTTGGCGGTTCTCCAAATGCAATTAAAGAACGCTGGCTTGAGGGTAATGAGCCTAACAACGTTGCAATCTCCCTGTCCGGGGAGCCGACCTTTTACCCTTATCTCCCGGAACTTATCGAGGAGTACAAAAAAAGAGGTTTTACGACTTTTCTTGTCACAAACGGCACAGTTCCTGAGATGCTTGCACAGGTTTCTCCTTCCCAGCTCTATATGAGTCTCGATGCCCCGGATCTTGAGACTTACCTGAAAGTCTGCCAGCCCAAATCGCCTGCCCTCTGGGAAAAGATCAATGAATCTTTGTCCCTGATGAAACAGAAAAAATCAAGGACAGTCATCCGAACTACCCTTGTGAAAGGTGAAAACCTGTTCAAGCCTGAGGCTTATGCCAGGCTAATGGAAAAAGCCTCCCCTGATTTTGTGGAGATAAAAGCGTATATGCATCTGGGTTTCTCACGACTCAGGCTTGACCGCTCTGCAATGCCTACTCATGAGGAAGTTCTCGAGTTCTCACAGGAACTTGCAAAATATCTTGGATATGAAATCGCAGATGAATCTGAAATCAGCAGGGTAGTCCTGTTATCAAAGGACGGGAGAAAGTCTCCTGTCAATGGGGAAAAAATCTCCCGTTAA
- a CDS encoding DNA-directed DNA polymerase II small subunit, producing the protein MERKDIIRAVMEKEYQISPEAVELIYSSNSPEDLLKYILSTVNDSVIVIGVEDIDIEGFAAFSAGESPSDKINALVPEERKILSGVSILSSRSGNPSSESDSFLVPDPLSEPVLSSEPDVITAAPDPSIKPSQDSVPDSSVQDMVLDKAYESAPDTPDASNTPDTPNIPDTLDVQSGNVLSDEDSASNLASDSLSSAKAASPTFSSHSSLAVNRSASSFFGQGNSLSSFPSNRSFRTEPSSSASERGIFSGSRDEYKHYPGRNPVTVVSDITGHSTCVGEYMQFVQYFRDRYSRLSEIIRGRINARPIESLKRRSFRRGGDGGSEEISIIGMVSDISSTTNGHKILSLEDPTGSFSVLIRNSDKELFELASKIILDEVIGVTGSITNDGSLMLATKLIQPDVPNNVQRRTGSHGKAVLISDVHVGSSQFMEDSWLDFLDFLKGESDSEDMRELAASVRYLVVAGDIVDGIGIYPDQEMELDILDVYEQYRKAAEYFREIPEHIRVIISPGNHDAVRQAEPQPALPESIQAYFPENFVFVGNPAFLELDGVRLLIYHGRSIDDLVATVPGVSYQEPAGAVLEMLKCRHLAPTYGSRVSISPEKKDYFIIDPVPDIIHTGHVHTLGVQRYKNVLLVNSGTWQGQTEFQKRVNLVPVPARVPIVDLEDFDVKILAFD; encoded by the coding sequence ATGGAAAGAAAGGATATTATAAGGGCTGTTATGGAAAAAGAGTACCAGATCAGCCCTGAAGCCGTGGAACTTATTTATTCCAGTAACTCTCCCGAGGACCTGCTTAAATATATCCTTTCAACTGTAAATGACTCTGTTATTGTTATAGGTGTCGAAGATATAGATATTGAAGGCTTTGCCGCTTTTTCAGCAGGGGAGTCGCCTTCAGATAAGATAAATGCTCTCGTTCCAGAAGAAAGGAAAATCCTTTCTGGGGTTTCCATACTCTCTTCTAGATCAGGCAATCCATCTTCAGAATCTGATTCCTTTTTAGTGCCTGATCCTCTTTCAGAACCTGTTCTTTCCTCAGAGCCTGATGTTATTACTGCAGCTCCTGACCCAAGTATAAAACCATCTCAAGACTCTGTTCCTGATTCTTCAGTTCAGGATATGGTTCTGGACAAGGCTTATGAATCAGCCCCGGATACTCCAGATGCTTCAAATACTCCAGATACTCCGAATATTCCGGATACTCTGGATGTACAATCAGGCAATGTTTTATCTGACGAAGATTCGGCCTCCAATCTTGCCTCAGACTCCCTTTCTTCGGCGAAGGCAGCTTCTCCAACTTTCTCTTCTCATTCCTCCCTGGCTGTAAACAGGTCAGCCTCTTCTTTTTTCGGGCAGGGGAACTCTCTTTCTTCATTCCCTTCAAATAGGAGTTTCAGGACAGAACCATCTTCCTCCGCTTCTGAGAGAGGGATATTTTCGGGTTCCAGGGATGAGTATAAACATTACCCGGGTAGAAACCCTGTGACTGTAGTTTCGGATATAACAGGGCATTCCACCTGTGTTGGGGAATATATGCAATTTGTGCAGTATTTCAGGGACAGATACAGCAGGCTTTCAGAGATTATCCGGGGAAGGATCAACGCACGCCCCATCGAAAGTTTAAAAAGAAGAAGCTTCCGCAGAGGAGGAGACGGAGGCTCTGAAGAAATCTCGATTATAGGCATGGTTTCGGATATCAGCAGCACAACGAACGGCCACAAAATCCTTTCTCTGGAGGACCCAACAGGTTCTTTTTCAGTCCTCATTCGGAACTCTGATAAAGAACTTTTTGAACTTGCGTCAAAAATTATCCTGGATGAGGTCATAGGGGTAACTGGCTCGATAACCAACGACGGAAGCCTCATGCTGGCAACAAAGCTAATACAACCCGATGTCCCGAATAATGTCCAGCGCAGAACCGGAAGCCATGGGAAAGCTGTATTGATTTCGGATGTGCACGTGGGCAGCTCCCAGTTTATGGAAGATTCCTGGCTGGATTTCTTGGATTTTTTGAAAGGGGAATCGGATTCGGAGGATATGCGGGAACTTGCAGCCAGTGTTCGTTATCTTGTTGTCGCAGGAGACATTGTTGACGGGATAGGGATCTATCCTGATCAGGAAATGGAACTTGACATTCTGGATGTCTACGAACAGTACAGGAAGGCTGCCGAATATTTCAGGGAAATTCCCGAGCATATTCGTGTAATCATAAGTCCAGGCAACCACGATGCTGTTCGCCAGGCAGAACCCCAGCCTGCCCTGCCGGAAAGTATTCAGGCGTATTTCCCTGAGAATTTTGTTTTTGTTGGTAACCCTGCTTTTCTGGAACTTGACGGTGTCCGCCTTCTTATCTACCACGGCAGGTCGATTGACGATCTTGTGGCGACTGTTCCCGGAGTCTCGTATCAGGAACCTGCAGGAGCAGTCCTTGAGATGCTGAAATGCAGGCATCTTGCTCCAACCTATGGGAGTAGAGTTTCCATATCCCCTGAGAAAAAGGATTATTTCATAATTGATCCTGTGCCTGATATTATTCATACAGGTCACGTCCATACCCTGGGAGTCCAGCGCTATAAGAATGTCCTTCTGGTCAATTCCGGAACATGGCAGGGTCAAACAGAGTTTCAGAAGCGTGTGAATCTAGTACCTGTCCCTGCTAGGGTACCAATTGTGGATCTTGAAGATTTTGATGTAAAGATTCTTGCTTTTGACTGA
- the argS gene encoding arginine--tRNA ligase: MFLELKAQATSILKDAIQKAGLEIEDSELYFETSSYADLASRAAFRLASLYRQNPKELATRIVSAVEIPDGSYIGKVSASGPYINFHASRRYMDKTVATVLEEKEKFGCGAPKDKILLEHTSANPNGPLHVGHIRNSIIGDTLARILRRAGYDVEVQYYVNDMGRQIAVVSWACERFELDLSRKSDSAIADVYIKANVELDKNPEYVKEIDALMEKVEAGDVKTIDSFYKAVSLAISGIKETLLRLNVVHDKFVSESTFLKSGAVHDIVERIKATGRTKTDKGALVVDLSDYGFKKTLVIQRSNGTSLYTTRDLAYHEWKAGQADRIIDIFGADHKLISGQLRATLNSIGVKEPEVVIFEFVSLPEGSMSTRRGQFISADELFDRVTEAALEQVETRRPETSEEFKKQVAEMVGIGAVRYDIVRVSPEKSTVFNWKEALDFEKQGAPYIQYSHARACSILEKAKEEAAWNSSAEIDPSLLVEDTEIDLIKKMASFDRVIDLAARELKPHVLAIYARELADAFNQFYRFVPVIAAEDEKVRASRLALVNCARIVLANSLDTLGIAAPESM, encoded by the coding sequence TTGTTCCTGGAATTAAAAGCTCAGGCTACATCAATCTTAAAAGACGCTATCCAAAAGGCCGGACTTGAAATTGAAGATTCCGAACTCTACTTCGAAACCTCTTCTTACGCTGACCTCGCAAGCAGAGCCGCTTTCAGACTGGCAAGTCTGTACAGGCAAAACCCGAAAGAACTTGCAACCCGTATTGTTTCTGCAGTTGAAATTCCTGATGGTTCGTACATAGGAAAAGTAAGTGCTTCTGGCCCTTACATTAACTTTCATGCAAGCAGGCGCTATATGGATAAGACGGTTGCTACAGTCCTTGAAGAGAAAGAGAAATTTGGCTGTGGCGCTCCAAAGGATAAAATTTTACTTGAGCACACCTCAGCAAATCCTAACGGTCCTCTGCATGTAGGTCACATCCGAAATTCCATTATCGGAGACACTCTTGCCCGCATTCTCAGGCGAGCAGGATACGATGTGGAGGTACAGTATTATGTCAATGATATGGGCCGCCAGATTGCAGTAGTTTCCTGGGCGTGCGAACGCTTTGAGCTTGACCTTTCCAGAAAGTCCGACTCTGCCATTGCCGATGTGTATATCAAAGCAAATGTTGAGCTGGATAAAAACCCGGAGTATGTAAAGGAAATCGACGCTCTTATGGAAAAGGTAGAAGCCGGGGATGTCAAGACGATCGACAGTTTTTACAAGGCAGTTTCTCTGGCGATTTCCGGGATCAAGGAAACCTTACTTCGTTTAAACGTTGTCCATGATAAATTTGTCAGTGAATCAACTTTCCTTAAATCCGGCGCAGTACATGATATCGTTGAGCGGATCAAAGCAACTGGAAGAACAAAAACAGACAAAGGAGCTCTCGTAGTAGACCTTTCGGATTACGGGTTTAAAAAAACCCTTGTTATCCAGCGTTCAAACGGCACTTCTCTTTACACAACCAGAGATCTTGCTTACCATGAATGGAAAGCCGGTCAGGCAGATCGCATAATCGATATTTTCGGAGCTGACCACAAGCTGATTTCAGGCCAGCTCAGGGCTACGTTGAACTCAATCGGTGTCAAGGAACCTGAGGTCGTTATCTTCGAGTTTGTCTCCCTCCCTGAAGGTTCAATGAGTACCCGCCGCGGGCAGTTCATAAGTGCAGATGAGCTCTTTGATAGGGTTACGGAAGCTGCTCTTGAACAGGTCGAAACCCGCCGTCCTGAAACCTCTGAAGAGTTCAAGAAGCAGGTTGCGGAAATGGTCGGAATTGGTGCGGTAAGATACGATATAGTAAGAGTATCCCCTGAAAAGTCTACGGTTTTCAACTGGAAAGAGGCTCTGGACTTTGAGAAGCAGGGTGCTCCTTATATTCAGTATTCCCATGCCCGTGCCTGCAGTATTCTTGAGAAGGCAAAAGAAGAAGCAGCCTGGAATTCCTCCGCAGAAATCGATCCTTCCCTGCTTGTTGAAGATACTGAAATCGATCTTATCAAGAAGATGGCATCGTTTGACAGAGTAATCGACCTTGCAGCTCGCGAACTCAAACCTCATGTGCTTGCAATCTACGCCCGTGAACTCGCAGATGCTTTTAACCAGTTCTACCGCTTTGTCCCTGTAATTGCTGCTGAGGACGAAAAAGTCAGGGCTTCAAGACTGGCTCTTGTGAACTGCGCAAGGATTGTGCTTGCAAACTCGCTTGACACGCTTGGAATTGCAGCTCCCGAATCTATGTAA